From the genome of Desmodus rotundus isolate HL8 chromosome 2, HLdesRot8A.1, whole genome shotgun sequence, one region includes:
- the LOC112305791 gene encoding intraflagellar transport protein 70B-like yields MARLGGTQIPDGEFTAVVYRLIRDSRYAEAVQLLGGELQRIPRSRAGLSLLGYCYYRLQEFALAAECYEQLSQLHPELEQYRLYQAQALYKACLYPEATRVAFLLLDNPAYHSRVLRLQAAIKYSEGDLPGARSLVEQLLSGEGGEDSGGENESDGQVNLGCLLYKEGQYQAACSKFFAALQASGYRPDLSYNLALAYYSNRQYASALKHIADIIERGIRQHPELGVGMTTEGIDVHSVGNTLVLHQTALVEAFNLKAAIEYQLKNYKVANETLTDMPPRAEEELDPVTLHNQALMNMDTRPTEGFEKLQFLLQQNPFPPETFGNLLLLYCKYEYFDLAADVLAENAHLTYKFLTPYLYDFLDAMITCQTAPEEAFIRLDGLAGTLTEQLRRLTKQVQEARHSRDDEAVKKAVNEYDDILEKYIPVLMAQAKIYWNLENYPVVEKIFRKSVEFCSDHDVWKLNVAHVLFMQENKYKEAIGFYEPIVKKHYDNILSVSAIVLANLCVSYIMTSENEEAEELMRKIEKEEDQLSYEDPDKKTYHLCIVNLVIGTLYCAKGNYDFGISRVIKSLEPYNKKLGTDTWYYAKRCFLSLLENMSKHTIMLRDSVIQECIRFLEHCELYGRNVPAVIEQPLEEERMHTGKNTVTYESRQLKALIYEIIGWNM; encoded by the coding sequence ATGGCGCGCCTGGGCGGTACGCAGATCCCCGACGGGGAGTTCACCGCCGTGGTGTACCGGCTCATCCGCGATTCCCGCTACGCCGAGGCGGTGCAGCTGCTGGGCGGAGAGCTCCAGCGGATCCCGAGGAGCCGCGCCGGCCTGTCGCTGCTGGGCTACTGCTACTACCGCCTGCAGGAGTTCGCGCTGGCCGCCGAGTGCTATGAGCAGCTGAGCCAGCTGCACCCGGAGCTGGAGCAGTACCGCCTGTACCAGGCCCAGGCCCTGTACAAGGCGTGCCTTTATCCGGAGGCCACCCGGGTCGCCTTCCTCCTCTTGGACAACCCCGCCTACCACAGCCGGGTCCTCCGTCTGCAAGCTGCCATCAAGTACAGCGAGGGCGATCTTCCCGGGGCCAGGAGCCTGGTGGAGCAGCTactgagtggggaagggggagaagacaGTGGGGGTGAGAACGAGTCAGATGGCCAGGTCAACCTAGGTTGTTTGCTCTACAAGGAGGGACAGTACCAAGCTGCATGTTCCAAGTTCTTTGCAGCCCTGCAGGCCTCAGGCTACCGGCCTGACCTTTCCTACAACCTGGCTTTGGCCTATTACAGCAATCGTCAGTATGCCTCAGCTCTGAAGCACATCGCGGACATTATTGAGCGTGGCATCCGCCAGCACCCAGAGCTAGGTGTGGGCATGACTACCGAGGGCATCGATGTTCACAGTGTTGGCAACACTTTAGTCCTTCACCAGACTGCTCTGGTGGAAGCCTTCAACCTCAAGGCAGCCATAGAATACCAACTGAAAAACTATAAGGTTGCTAATGAAACCCTCACTGACATGCCACCCAGGGCAGAGGAAGAGTTGGACCCTGTGACCCTGCACAACCAGGCACTAATGAACATGGATACTAGACCTACAGAAGGGTTTGAAAAGCTTCAGTTTTTGCTCCAACAGAACCCCTTTCCCCCAGAGACCTTTGGCAACCTGTTGCTGCTGTACTGTAAGTATGAGTATTTTGACCTGGCCGCAGATGTCCTGGCAGAGAATGCCCACTTGACTTACAAGTTCCTTACACCCTATCTCTATGACTTCTTGGATGCCATGATCACTTGCCAGACAGCTCCTGAAGAGGCTTTCATTAGGCTTGATGGGCTAGCAGGGACGTTGACTGAACAGCTTCGGAGACTCACCAAACAAGTACAGGAAGCAAGACACAGCAGAGACGATGAAGCTGTCAAAAAGGCAGTGAATGAATAtgatgacattctggaaaaatatattccCGTGCTGATGGCCCAGGCAAAAATCTACTGGAACCTTGAAAATTATCCAGTGGTAGAAAAGATCTTCCGCAAATCTGTGGAGTTCTGCAGTGACCATGATGTGTGGAAGCTGAATGTGGCCCATGTTCTGTTCATGcaggaaaacaaatacaaagaagccaTCGGTTTTTATGAGCCCATAGTCAAGAAGCACTATGACAACATCCTGAGTGTCAGTGCTATCGTACTGGCCAACCTCTGTGTTTCATATATTATgacaagtgaaaatgaagaagCGGAGGAGTTGATGAGGAAGATCGAAAAGGAGGAAGATCAGCTCTCCTATGAAGACCCAGACAAGAAAACCTACCATCTCTGCATTGTGAATTTGGTGATAGGAACACTTTACTGTGCCAAAGGAAATTATGACTTCGGGATTTCTCGAGTTATCAAAAGCTTGGAACCTTACAATAAAAAACTGGGAACTGATACCTGGTATTACGCCAAAAGGTGCTTCCTGTCCTTATTAGAAAACATGTCAAAACACACAATCATGCTTCGTGACAGTGTTATCCAAGAATGCATCCGGTTTCTAGAACACTGTGAGCTTTATGGCAGGAACGTACCTGCCGTTATTGAACAACCCCTGGAGGAGGAAAGAATGCATACCGGAAAGAACACGGTCACGTATGAATCCAGACAGTTGAAAGCTTTGATTTATGAGATTATAGGATGGAATATGTAG